One genomic segment of Pleurocapsa minor HA4230-MV1 includes these proteins:
- a CDS encoding TIGR00297 family protein yields MFDNLAWSNPWAIALSINTVLLLTAFISPKKLLTPIGNINGAILGVLVWGTLGWRGYLIVMLFFLLGSTLTFVGIEQKEKEGIAEERSGMRGAGNVWSSALAASLCAIATLFCPESIKGLFVLGYVASFCTKLSDTTASEVGKAYGKTTYLITNLQSVPRGTEGAVSLEGTMAGTLASVALAAIAWVIGLISPIGIIWCVIAAFIATTIESLIGATLESRFTWLTNDLVNLINTIIGAIAAIFLAWII; encoded by the coding sequence ATGTTTGACAATCTGGCTTGGTCTAATCCTTGGGCGATCGCTTTATCCATAAATACTGTTTTACTGCTAACTGCTTTTATTAGCCCGAAAAAGCTATTAACTCCTATAGGAAATATCAATGGCGCAATCCTCGGAGTATTAGTTTGGGGAACTTTAGGCTGGCGTGGCTATTTAATCGTGATGCTATTTTTTTTACTCGGTTCTACTTTAACCTTTGTCGGCATTGAGCAGAAAGAAAAAGAAGGTATAGCAGAAGAACGTTCGGGCATGAGAGGAGCAGGAAATGTTTGGAGTTCAGCACTTGCTGCATCCCTTTGTGCGATCGCCACTTTATTTTGTCCAGAATCAATTAAAGGGTTATTTGTCTTGGGTTATGTAGCCAGTTTTTGCACCAAGCTTTCTGATACTACCGCTAGTGAAGTGGGTAAAGCCTATGGCAAGACAACCTATCTAATTACTAACTTACAATCAGTCCCCAGAGGGACGGAAGGAGCAGTAAGCTTAGAAGGTACGATGGCAGGAACGCTGGCTTCCGTGGCACTCGCTGCAATTGCTTGGGTAATTGGCCTAATTAGTCCCATCGGGATTATCTGGTGTGTAATTGCTGCCTTTATTGCCACTACGATTGAAAGTCTGATCGGTGCAACCCTAGAATCTCGCTTCACTTGGTTGACTAACGATCTCGTGAATTTAATCAATACTATCATTGGTGCGATCGCCGCTATTTTTTTAGCCTGGATAATCTGA
- a CDS encoding DMT family transporter: MDLNKNSLLTPLEKTITVDENLSQNKLINHSLSLVILAIAIVALAFSPILTKLSELELSPTTIIFNRLWISSIIVSCWQLIGTAQSEQTNSTKLNFNYQEPGLLLLASCCATASALFWAISFTQTSIASSTVLRSLTPLFISLGAWLILKQRFNSQFMIGMIVAIIGAMVIGWDDLQIGDDYLFGDSIALLSAALHGVNILIIGYLRDRGCTTERVLLWRCIGGSLIVLPVIWLTDTQLLPISLEGWLTVIALAVVCQTFGQGLLVFSLKQFSSSFVGIFALLKPLVTALLAWAIFAEGITITSAIALVLILFGIYLAQSSSSSIQK; the protein is encoded by the coding sequence ATTGATTTGAACAAAAATAGTTTATTAACGCCCCTTGAAAAAACCATCACAGTAGATGAAAATTTATCTCAGAATAAGCTAATTAACCATAGTTTGAGTCTGGTAATTTTAGCGATCGCCATTGTTGCCTTAGCTTTTTCGCCAATACTGACTAAACTTAGCGAGCTAGAACTTAGTCCAACAACCATAATTTTTAATCGCCTCTGGATTTCCAGCATAATTGTGAGTTGTTGGCAGCTCATTGGTACTGCTCAATCCGAGCAAACTAACTCAACTAAATTAAATTTTAACTATCAAGAGCCAGGATTACTCCTGCTGGCTAGCTGTTGCGCCACTGCATCTGCCTTATTTTGGGCAATATCTTTTACTCAAACCAGTATTGCCAGTTCAACAGTACTACGAAGTTTAACTCCTTTGTTTATTAGTTTAGGAGCGTGGCTAATCTTAAAACAACGCTTCAATAGCCAATTTATGATCGGCATGATTGTCGCAATAATCGGCGCTATGGTAATTGGTTGGGACGATCTACAGATAGGCGATGATTACCTATTTGGTGATAGTATTGCGCTTCTTTCTGCTGCCTTACATGGAGTAAATATTTTAATTATTGGTTATTTACGCGATCGCGGTTGTACAACCGAGCGGGTATTGCTCTGGCGCTGTATTGGGGGTTCGTTAATAGTTTTACCTGTAATCTGGTTAACAGATACTCAACTGTTGCCAATTTCTCTAGAGGGTTGGTTAACAGTAATTGCCTTGGCGGTAGTTTGTCAGACTTTTGGACAGGGTTTATTAGTGTTTAGCCTCAAACAATTCTCTTCTAGTTTTGTGGGTATTTTTGCCTTATTGAAACCCTTAGTTACCGCCCTCCTAGCCTGGGCTATATTTGCTGAGGGTATTACTATTACTAGTGCGATCGCTTTAGTTTTAATCTTGTTCGGTATTTATTTGGCACAATCGAGTAGTTCTTCTATACAGAAATAA
- a CDS encoding site-specific integrase, whose translation MNIPVKIAQGVFKKNRKRISLYLSADSNETMATALQHVDKIQALINAEDWQGLINYEASLKPKVIEGNFGKQSLQELWNEYLITKQSSWEASYIENDVKQATRIFNDCPKISLDIEGANVMFNHLMSITTPKQTKRYLKQASACLTWGVRRKIIKENPYPDIIKTIATKKKNEEETDINPFSIEERNLIIDALRSGKYERYEGSHTRYADYAEFNFLTGARTSETLGLNWNHIDFEKNQIRFQEARVLATNGRAGKGVQKKGLKTQAKRDFPMNERLSSLLLKRKKEINPSDLNTNVFKNINHNSFRTGAYKTVLDKLGIEYRKPYQTRHTFITILANHSDLKLHQIAKICGTSIKVIEEHYLAKASGLETLPNL comes from the coding sequence GTGAATATACCCGTCAAAATTGCTCAAGGGGTATTTAAGAAAAATAGAAAAAGAATATCTCTTTATTTAAGCGCCGATAGTAACGAAACTATGGCTACAGCACTTCAGCACGTAGACAAGATACAGGCGCTCATAAATGCTGAGGACTGGCAGGGTTTGATTAATTATGAGGCATCCCTCAAGCCCAAAGTTATAGAGGGTAATTTCGGGAAACAATCACTACAAGAGCTGTGGAATGAGTATCTAATTACAAAACAGAGTAGCTGGGAGGCATCCTACATTGAAAATGATGTAAAACAAGCTACCAGGATATTTAACGATTGTCCTAAAATTAGCTTGGATATCGAGGGAGCGAATGTAATGTTTAATCACTTGATGAGCATTACAACACCTAAGCAGACTAAGCGTTACTTGAAGCAAGCATCTGCTTGCTTAACGTGGGGAGTTAGAAGAAAAATAATCAAGGAAAATCCTTACCCAGATATTATCAAAACAATAGCCACCAAGAAAAAGAATGAAGAAGAGACTGATATAAATCCCTTCAGCATTGAAGAAAGAAATCTGATTATTGATGCTCTCCGATCAGGAAAATATGAAAGGTATGAAGGAAGCCACACACGATATGCTGACTACGCAGAGTTTAACTTCTTAACAGGAGCAAGAACGAGTGAAACATTAGGCTTGAATTGGAATCATATTGATTTTGAGAAGAATCAAATTAGATTTCAAGAAGCAAGAGTGTTAGCAACCAATGGTAGAGCGGGGAAAGGAGTTCAAAAAAAAGGTTTGAAGACGCAGGCAAAGAGAGATTTTCCTATGAATGAACGTCTTTCAAGTTTACTTTTAAAAAGGAAGAAGGAAATAAATCCTAGTGACTTGAATACTAATGTATTTAAGAATATAAACCATAATTCATTTAGGACTGGAGCTTACAAGACAGTTTTAGACAAGCTAGGTATTGAGTACAGAAAACCTTATCAAACACGGCATACTTTTATCACGATATTAGCTAATCATTCAGATTTAAAATTACACCAAATAGCAAAAATATGCGGTACTTCAATCAAAGTTATCGAAGAACATTACTTGGCTAAAGCTTCTGGACTAGAAACATTACCGAACCTTTAG
- a CDS encoding replication initiation factor domain-containing protein yields MLKLNNENSNQQLLATQKSASNTPLFLHNTLTLSTHSFNSLLPSLVDSQLLLKLSLKLFLIHLDYLRVSSVDLTDKSFCLLRTSLFSKTDFQKINKPWHPAPKMPNSGKYQNRIVSKTGVVLGYTKKAKYHGSNTRYSYDIMIDFTGAYFANLSLLEQIELVCYLNSNWELKCHRLDVAIDDYSRKLFPVGQMIAAFLRGDNFGFRAIDDSYLDIIDNLLVGTLGIGSRRSSLFIRIYTKHRLFVRYEAELKQDKARDLFKQLANLRSPKHSDVQIINATHEVLAHAALDGIDFRDKSSISSPKNATKARTIQLPFWQDLRDTIFLIYPSKS; encoded by the coding sequence ATGTTAAAACTAAATAACGAAAATAGCAACCAGCAACTTTTAGCTACTCAAAAAAGCGCTAGTAATACCCCGCTATTCCTTCATAATACTCTAACTCTTTCTACTCATAGCTTTAACTCACTTCTACCTTCTCTAGTAGACTCCCAATTATTATTAAAATTATCATTAAAATTATTTTTAATTCATCTAGATTATCTACGAGTTAGTAGTGTTGATTTAACTGATAAATCTTTTTGCTTACTTAGAACTTCCCTATTTTCCAAAACAGACTTTCAAAAAATTAATAAGCCTTGGCATCCTGCCCCAAAGATGCCTAACAGTGGGAAGTATCAGAACAGAATAGTATCTAAAACAGGAGTAGTCTTAGGCTATACCAAAAAGGCTAAATACCACGGTAGTAATACCAGATATAGCTATGACATCATGATTGACTTCACAGGTGCTTATTTTGCTAATTTAAGCCTATTAGAACAGATAGAGTTAGTTTGCTACCTAAACAGCAATTGGGAGCTTAAATGTCATCGTCTAGACGTAGCTATTGATGATTACTCTCGTAAGCTATTCCCAGTAGGTCAGATGATAGCTGCTTTTTTGAGAGGTGATAATTTTGGCTTCCGAGCCATAGATGATAGTTACTTAGACATCATCGATAACTTGCTTGTAGGTACTCTAGGTATCGGTTCAAGACGTTCTAGTCTGTTTATCAGAATCTACACTAAACACAGGCTGTTTGTGAGATATGAAGCTGAATTGAAGCAGGATAAGGCAAGAGACTTATTTAAGCAATTAGCTAATTTGCGATCGCCAAAACATAGTGACGTTCAAATAATCAATGCTACTCACGAGGTATTAGCTCATGCTGCTTTAGATGGGATTGATTTTAGAGACAAGAGCAGTATTAGTTCTCCCAAGAATGCTACTAAGGCAAGAACTATTCAACTACCTTTTTGGCAAGATTTAAGAGACACTATTTTTCTTATTTATCCCTCAAAATCTTAG
- a CDS encoding site-2 protease family protein, with protein sequence MLDGSESLATFILFAAVTVILVWGYNRAKTYGRLGILAWLQSIVLMSPWLLFFGLFALGIYLNLVSILFLLIASIAIYIWLGKQLREAGQETLLQQKAAERIKREAIESTASVEGQTDTETPTTEISPIPDEDLVTIKGIFGIDTFFATETIPYQDGAIFKGNLRGEPDVAYAKMSKKLEQAFADKYRLFLVESPEERPVVVILPKTNDPQTTTLAQKNLALVLLLGTILTSLEASSILQGFDLFDNFSRYAEAIPLSLGLWSVLIAHELGHKAIANRYNIRLSIPFFLPNWQIGSFGAITRFESLLPNRTALFDIAFAGPAVGGVLSLLLLISGLILSHPGSTFQLPTEFFRASILVGTLAKVVLGSALEEAVVDINPLVIIGWLGLVITALNLLPAGKLDGGRIVHAIYGRKTARRSTLATLIILGIVSLFNPANPIPLYWAVLILFLQRDLERPVQNELTEPDDSRAAWGLLALFLMLATLIPLSTSLAGRIGLGS encoded by the coding sequence ATGTTAGACGGATCAGAATCTCTCGCTACCTTTATCCTTTTTGCTGCTGTTACAGTGATCCTGGTATGGGGCTATAACAGGGCTAAAACTTACGGCAGACTGGGAATTCTTGCTTGGCTGCAATCCATTGTCCTGATGAGTCCTTGGCTATTGTTCTTTGGCTTGTTTGCTTTGGGTATATATCTTAATTTAGTCAGTATTTTATTTTTGTTAATAGCTTCGATCGCAATTTATATCTGGCTAGGTAAACAGCTTCGGGAGGCAGGACAAGAAACCCTGTTGCAACAAAAAGCAGCAGAGAGAATTAAACGAGAGGCAATAGAATCAACAGCATCAGTTGAGGGTCAAACAGACACAGAAACACCAACAACCGAGATTTCGCCAATTCCCGATGAAGATTTGGTAACAATTAAAGGAATTTTTGGGATCGATACTTTTTTTGCGACTGAAACCATCCCCTATCAAGATGGTGCAATTTTTAAGGGCAACCTACGAGGTGAGCCAGATGTTGCTTATGCCAAGATGAGTAAGAAGCTGGAACAGGCTTTTGCAGATAAATACCGCTTATTTTTGGTAGAAAGCCCAGAGGAAAGACCTGTCGTGGTAATCTTACCCAAGACTAACGATCCTCAGACTACTACCCTGGCGCAGAAGAATTTAGCGCTTGTCTTATTGCTCGGTACAATCCTGACTAGTTTAGAGGCATCGAGCATCCTACAAGGTTTCGATCTGTTTGATAATTTTAGTCGCTACGCTGAAGCAATTCCCCTTAGCCTAGGATTATGGTCGGTCTTAATTGCTCATGAACTTGGTCATAAAGCGATCGCCAATCGCTACAATATTCGCCTAAGCATTCCCTTCTTCCTCCCTAACTGGCAGATCGGCTCTTTTGGCGCAATTACCCGCTTTGAATCTTTGTTACCCAATCGCACTGCCCTATTTGATATTGCTTTTGCTGGCCCTGCTGTAGGTGGAGTATTATCTTTGCTGCTGTTAATTTCTGGTTTGATTTTGTCTCATCCTGGCAGTACCTTTCAATTGCCTACAGAATTCTTTCGTGCTTCTATTTTGGTCGGCACTTTAGCGAAAGTAGTTTTAGGTTCAGCTTTAGAAGAGGCAGTCGTAGATATTAATCCTTTGGTCATCATTGGTTGGCTGGGTTTAGTAATTACTGCTTTGAATCTCTTACCAGCAGGCAAGTTAGATGGAGGAAGGATTGTTCATGCTATTTATGGACGCAAAACTGCTCGACGCAGCACACTAGCAACTTTAATTATCTTGGGGATTGTTTCTCTATTTAATCCCGCCAATCCGATCCCTTTATATTGGGCAGTATTAATCTTATTTTTACAACGAGATTTAGAGCGTCCAGTACAGAATGAATTAACTGAACCAGATGATAGTAGAGCAGCTTGGGGTTTGTTAGCCTTATTTTTAATGTTGGCAACTCTGATTCCTTTAAGCACTAGTCTTGCTGGTCGTATTGGCTTAGGCTCTTAG
- a CDS encoding YihY/virulence factor BrkB family protein, with protein sequence MNLRKIGRLFRETFKEWQEDNASRIAAALAYYAVFSISPLLVIAIAIAGTFFGQQTAQDQITEQLTALVGEDGVKPVLMALDNISQPEIRGVASLISVGVLLLGASGFFAQLQDALNTVWKVKPQPGQGIWIFVRKRVSSFLMVLAIGLLLILSLILSAVVSTLSKYQTDYLPGWAILWENLDFAVSLGLMTFIFALMFKYVPDAKIAWKDVFVGSVITALLFLFGKFLLGVYLSKGSLGSAYGAAGSLIVLLAWIYYSAQIILFGAEFTQVYTRIYGSKIRPSKHSQVD encoded by the coding sequence ATGAATTTACGCAAAATTGGTAGATTATTCCGAGAAACCTTCAAGGAGTGGCAAGAAGATAACGCATCTCGTATTGCAGCAGCTTTAGCCTATTACGCAGTTTTTTCGATTTCGCCTCTATTGGTGATTGCGATCGCCATTGCTGGGACATTTTTTGGACAGCAAACTGCTCAAGATCAAATTACCGAGCAGCTAACCGCTTTAGTGGGAGAAGACGGAGTTAAACCCGTTTTGATGGCGCTTGATAATATTAGCCAACCTGAAATTAGAGGAGTTGCCTCTTTGATTAGTGTTGGCGTACTGTTACTTGGTGCTTCAGGATTTTTTGCTCAATTACAAGATGCTTTAAATACGGTATGGAAAGTCAAACCACAACCAGGGCAAGGAATTTGGATATTTGTTCGCAAGCGAGTTTCATCTTTTCTAATGGTATTGGCGATCGGCTTATTATTAATTCTGTCGCTTATTTTAAGTGCAGTAGTATCTACTTTAAGTAAATATCAGACAGACTATCTTCCTGGTTGGGCAATTCTCTGGGAAAATTTAGACTTTGCTGTCTCTTTGGGCTTAATGACTTTTATCTTTGCCTTAATGTTTAAATATGTTCCTGATGCCAAAATTGCTTGGAAAGACGTTTTTGTCGGTTCGGTAATTACTGCCTTACTATTTCTCTTCGGTAAGTTTTTACTGGGAGTATATCTAAGTAAAGGTAGTTTAGGTTCAGCCTATGGTGCTGCTGGTTCACTAATTGTCTTATTAGCTTGGATCTACTATTCAGCGCAAATTATCTTATTCGGGGCTGAATTTACTCAGGTATATACGCGCATATATGGCTCAAAAATTAGACCATCAAAACATTCTCAGGTAGATTAA